One Prolixibacteraceae bacterium DNA segment encodes these proteins:
- a CDS encoding radical SAM protein: MKKSKYFVKARVSKGNVFYSSVKNSYTILNNRLSDVFENNDINYIQQYEKALFEQLCESGLIIDDEKDELKNAHFSRMLSRMDRSTYQVSVNTTLDCNLDCWYCHENKIKGTKITNEVIELVEKNIKATYDCNPYKELKLSFFGGEPLLNINSVKSLIELTSEFCRERKIELLLDFTTNGTLISKSFLTFLGKYRVIFQITLDGSSVRHDAIRKTNNGKGTYEKIISNMHLILENIENSYLWVRFNYDDESIHDLPKILDKIDGFNRKKCSLIIRKVWQVDHEKISKETILSTLFLILKQGFLVDYYTLPHNIPCFAERLNQVLINYDGKVFKCSTRDDFNDENAEGTFYESGLIKWDFDRLAKKMVFFGDDTCYECKLYPACFGRCSEKHLQNKDGFECVLKNLNLNIEELVLFNLKLKQLQQKLYV; encoded by the coding sequence ATGAAAAAAAGTAAATACTTTGTAAAAGCAAGGGTGAGTAAAGGAAATGTTTTTTACAGCAGTGTAAAAAATAGCTATACTATTCTTAATAATAGACTGAGTGATGTATTCGAAAATAATGACATTAATTATATTCAACAATATGAAAAAGCTCTTTTTGAACAGTTATGCGAAAGTGGATTAATTATAGATGACGAAAAAGATGAGCTAAAAAATGCACATTTCTCTAGAATGTTGTCTAGGATGGATCGCAGTACATATCAGGTAAGTGTTAACACTACATTAGATTGTAATCTTGACTGTTGGTATTGCCATGAAAATAAGATAAAAGGAACAAAAATAACTAATGAGGTAATAGAATTAGTAGAGAAGAATATAAAAGCAACTTATGACTGTAATCCATATAAGGAATTAAAACTATCTTTTTTTGGTGGAGAACCTTTATTAAATATTAATAGTGTTAAATCATTAATTGAACTAACTTCTGAATTTTGTCGAGAACGAAAGATAGAACTATTACTTGATTTCACCACCAACGGAACATTAATTTCTAAAAGCTTTCTTACTTTCTTAGGTAAGTATAGAGTTATCTTCCAAATAACTCTAGATGGTAGTTCTGTAAGGCATGATGCAATTAGGAAAACAAATAATGGGAAAGGAACTTATGAAAAAATAATTTCTAATATGCATTTGATCCTTGAAAATATTGAAAACTCATACTTATGGGTAAGATTCAATTATGATGATGAATCTATACACGATTTGCCAAAAATATTAGACAAGATAGATGGTTTTAATCGAAAAAAATGTTCTTTAATAATTAGGAAAGTTTGGCAAGTTGATCATGAAAAGATCTCAAAAGAAACGATTCTTTCAACATTATTTTTAATATTAAAGCAAGGTTTTTTAGTTGATTACTACACATTACCTCATAATATACCATGTTTTGCTGAAAGACTAAATCAGGTGTTGATTAATTATGACGGAAAGGTCTTTAAATGCTCAACTCGTGATGATTTTAATGATGAAAATGCAGAAGGGACTTTTTATGAAAGTGGTCTGATCAAGTGGGACTTTGATCGATTGGCAAAAAAAATGGTTTTTTTTGGAGACGATACTTGTTACGAATGTAAACTTTACCCTGCCTGTTTCGGAAGATGCTCAGAAAAACATTTACAAAATAAAGATGGATTTGAATGTGTGTTGAAAAATTTAAACTTAAACATTGAAGAATTAGTTCTTTTTAACTTGAAATTAAAACAGTTACAACAAAAATTATATGTTTAA
- a CDS encoding IS5 family transposase: MRYKTIDNDILFDDIFRLERLQQMGDPLERLNDIIDWEIFRPTLELIYEKDRKSNAGASSYCPILMFKILILQRYYNLSDFQTEYQILDRHSFSRFLGLVRSSAVPDEKTIWRFRDNITKLGLERDLFELFNEKLNNEGLLVSEGKIVDASFVEVPRQRNSEEENKHIKENDCIPESWESNVHKIRQKDIDARWAKKGSETFYGYKNHIKIDAKSKLIDEYTSSSAELHDSKVIELLIGDKSDENCDFYADSAYTGERCEEIIKKSDMNNKVNEKGTRGNPLTDQQKKRNKEKSKTRSRVEHVFGFMEYSMNKLYVRSIGFKRASTIIGLINLTYNLFRYEQIRRLQLM, from the coding sequence ATGAGATATAAGACTATAGATAACGATATTTTATTTGATGACATTTTTAGGCTAGAGAGGTTACAGCAAATGGGAGATCCCTTGGAGCGATTAAATGACATTATCGATTGGGAAATTTTTCGACCGACATTGGAACTTATTTATGAGAAAGACCGAAAGAGTAATGCAGGAGCTTCATCATATTGCCCAATACTAATGTTCAAGATTTTAATATTACAACGGTACTATAATCTTAGTGATTTTCAAACAGAATATCAGATTCTAGACCGACATTCATTTAGTCGTTTTTTAGGTCTTGTTCGAAGTAGTGCTGTACCTGATGAAAAGACAATATGGCGATTTCGGGACAATATAACAAAGTTAGGACTTGAACGAGACCTCTTTGAACTTTTTAATGAGAAGTTAAATAATGAAGGACTATTAGTCTCAGAAGGGAAGATTGTTGATGCAAGTTTTGTGGAAGTTCCAAGGCAACGAAATAGTGAAGAAGAGAACAAACATATTAAAGAGAATGACTGTATTCCAGAGTCTTGGGAGTCTAATGTTCATAAAATAAGACAAAAAGATATAGATGCTCGTTGGGCTAAAAAAGGAAGTGAAACCTTTTATGGTTATAAGAATCACATCAAAATAGATGCAAAAAGTAAACTGATAGATGAGTACACCTCTTCTAGTGCAGAGCTTCACGACTCAAAAGTCATAGAACTTCTTATCGGAGACAAATCTGATGAGAATTGTGACTTTTATGCTGATAGTGCTTATACAGGAGAGAGATGTGAGGAAATTATTAAAAAGAGCGACATGAATAATAAAGTCAATGAAAAAGGAACCAGAGGAAATCCATTGACAGACCAGCAAAAAAAACGAAATAAAGAGAAGTCTAAAACAAGATCAAGAGTTGAACATGTCTTTGGTTTTATGGAATACAGTATGAATAAATTATATGTCAGAAGCATCGGTTTTAAAAGAGCAAGTACCATTATAGGGCTAATTAATCTTACTTACAACTTATTTAGATATGAGCAAATTAGACGATTACAACTAATGTAG